In Mytilus edulis chromosome 13, xbMytEdul2.2, whole genome shotgun sequence, a single window of DNA contains:
- the LOC139500656 gene encoding putative leucine-rich repeat-containing protein DDB_G0290503, with protein sequence MINRDPVFTKLEKLDPEKVLSSPFWKKHNDISKYKLPRLPKQPTGKALHAQYEDANSGDLYMPGAKMTAFRVRSTERFLSWIKTFAYRYHLQLGELSDHTCIWVDKVNNDTGPIVEIFIQIFQGTEQETKIESNKLLTFHLYPTTFVITVQGNLHSVWAENEFKYMKSIVDANCIVPSENLLTHDLDSSDNNYLQFVTMLESKNDVSQTNLKVASSPRIIVPKSQSKIHTDNESICFSIQKMEEKICSMSTSLDSNLDNMNSKIEKLSKCEQLIQDLTLKSDNQPADVELRLEVLENKIFDYINSKLIEIKQEIKTYPKIEEKVFEFENNQSAALEQRLNVLENKIVDYVNLKVTEIKQETKTYSEIEEKVLEFENKFEKFQDKCEHATLVQPKEKQPESQFSQNNYSQLISENQFLRSENMTLKSNLKMLEEKIQSLMEHKRQDVIPQVSTSNSFSLLADHNNNISNDEEETELKAPISNQPHCEIRFVMDSHGNGIDPKRIYKNKDAELIILGKGEKSINGAKNYCDSHSSPKHLVLGVGNNDLEKKSTSTCIADIKYFILAFLEKNEDTTIHVLPAFERVNKATFNSKCADFNTEMKWFCSQNEKCEFIENKLISSLDPSLFSDGIHFSNSGKKSLVRIIKAHLNPHIGLKPYEEYFRPPKNRSFQQSKVAKPNPGKGKFTGNHGNKNKEFEINKLVQQLLQLAN encoded by the exons ATGATAaatag GGATCCGGTGTTTACAAAATTAGAGAAGCTAGACCCAGAGAAAGTTCTGTCCTCTCCTTTTTGGAAAAAACATAATGATATCTCCAAATATAAACTGCCCAGACTACCCAAACAGCCTACTGGCAAAGCCCTACATGCACAATATGAAGATGCCAATAGTGGTGACCTATATATGCCAGGGGCAAAAATGACAGCGTTTAGAGTGAGATCCACCGAAAGATTTTTATCCTGGATTAAAACATTTGCATACCGATATCATTTACAACTAGGGGAACTGAGTGATCACACTTGTATCTGGGTAGACAAAGTAAACAATGATACTGGTCCAATAGTTGAAATTTTCATTCAGATTTTTCAAGGAACAGAACAagagacaaaaattgaatccaaTAAACTTTTAACATTCCACCTTTATCCTACAACATTTGTCATAACTGTGCAGGGTAACCTTCACTCTGTTTGGGCAGAAAATGAATTCAAATATATGAAATCTATAGTAGATGCTAACTGCATTGTACCGTCAGAAAACTTATTAACACATGACCTTGACAGCAGTGATAATAACTACCTACAATTTGTTACAATGCTTGAATCAAAGAATGACGTAAGTCAAACAAATCTCAAAGTCGCCTCTTCGCCTCGAATTATTGTACCAAAATCGCAGTCAAAGATACATACTGACAATGAGAGCATTTGTTTTTCCATTCAGAAAATGGAAGAAAAAATTTGTAGTATGTCAACAAGTCTAGATTCCAATTTAGACAATATgaattcaaaaattgaaaaactcaGTAAATGTGAACAATTGATACAAGACTTGACATTAAAAAGTGACAATCAACCAGCAGATGTCGAACTAAGGCTAGAAGTCTtagaaaacaaaatttttgaTTACATAAACTCAAAgttaatagaaataaaacaagaaataaagACATATCCTAAAATAGAAGAGAAAgtatttgaatttgaaaacaatCAATCAGCAGCTCTTGAACAAAGGCTAAATGttttagaaaacaaaattgtTGACTATGTCAACTTAAAGGTaacagaaataaaacaagaaacaaaGACATACTCTGAAATAGAAGAGAAAGTATTGGAATTTGAAAACAAGTTTGAAAAATTTCAAGATAAGTGCGAACATGCAACATTGGTACAACCAAAAGAGAAACAACCAGAATCACAATTTTCTCAAAACAATTATTCTCAACTGATTTCTGAAAATCAATTTCTGCGATCAGAGAATATGACCttgaaatcaaatttgaaaatgttggAGGAGAAAATTCAATCCTTAATGGAACACAAAAGACAAGATGTTATCCCACAGGTATCAACCTCAAATTCATTCTCCTTACTTGCAGACCATAATAACAACATAAGCAATGACGAAGAAGAAACAGAGCTTAAAGCTCCAATCTCTAATCAACCTCATTGTGAAATTAGATTTGTTATGGATTCCCATGGAAATGGGATAGATCCGaaaagaatttataaaaacaaagacGCAGAACTAATTATATTGGGAAAAGGAGAAAAATCCATAAATGGAGCAAAAAACTACTGTGACTCACACAGCTCCCCTAAACATCTTGTTTTAGGGGTAGGAAACAATGATTTGGAAAAGAAATCCACTAGTACATGTATTGCAGACATAAAGTACTTTATTTTAGCATTTCTTGAAAAGAATGAGGATACAACCATCCATGTTTTACCTGCATTTGAAAGAGTAAACAAAGCGACTTTCAACTCTAAATGTGCAGATTTTAATACAGAAATGAAATGGTTTTGCTCACAAAATGAAAAGTGTGAATTcattgaaaacaaattaatatcaTCGCTAGATCCATCACTGTTCTCAGATGGTATTCACTTCAGTAATTctggaaaaaaaagtttagtGCGAATAATCAAGGCCCATCTTAACCCACACATTGGTCTTAAGCCATATGAGGAATACTTCCGTCCACCGAAAAACAGATCTTTTCAACAATCAAAAGTGGCAAAACCAAACCCAGGAAAGGGAAAATTCACTGGTAATCATGGAAATAAGAACAAAGAATTTGAAATCAACAAGCTAGTCCAACAGTTGTTACAACTTGCTAATTAA